A single Thiohalobacter thiocyanaticus DNA region contains:
- a CDS encoding phage major capsid protein, with the protein MNTVAQFKERLNEARNDVRDLIELKGEIRAAASSLNTTAKAEKRNLNEVEQREFDALMDLVEDVNKAHEDALVEREQQRSAAAAHLRGQRTHEPTDSGWITRDGKPVNVLTKEQRAAPILSDPSSEVRLGSLIRAMALGPKNEAERRALSEGSDSAGGYTVPSTLMGDLVDTLRAKARVIEAGARTVLLPSNAVMIARQITDPSATWHAENAADFNDSTPTFAGIRFQAKTLIGLVKLSRELLEDSMNIESAILNSFGKSLALEVDRVALVGSGAGNEPLGIVNTSGIGLVSQPTPDGFPLYAWDSFFDAMYELQQDNAGPPTAAIMHPRTWRDIYSMKDGEGQPLRRPDPLVDLPFLTTTQIPIDDSYGSATDATKMIMGDFNSLMIGVRTGLQIDVLRERYAENYQYGFLASMRVDVALETPESFAVVEGITPA; encoded by the coding sequence ATGAACACAGTAGCGCAGTTCAAAGAGCGGCTTAACGAAGCCCGCAACGATGTCCGCGACCTGATCGAGCTGAAAGGCGAGATCCGTGCGGCAGCATCTTCCCTCAATACCACTGCCAAAGCCGAGAAGCGCAACCTTAACGAGGTTGAGCAGCGCGAGTTCGATGCGCTGATGGACCTGGTGGAGGACGTCAACAAGGCGCACGAGGATGCCCTGGTTGAGCGTGAGCAGCAGCGCAGCGCGGCGGCGGCCCACCTTCGCGGCCAGCGTACCCACGAGCCGACCGATAGCGGCTGGATCACCCGCGACGGCAAGCCGGTCAACGTCCTGACCAAGGAACAGCGGGCCGCGCCGATCCTGTCCGATCCCAGCAGCGAGGTCCGTCTGGGCTCCCTCATCCGCGCAATGGCTCTCGGTCCGAAGAACGAGGCCGAACGCCGCGCCTTGTCTGAGGGTTCTGACTCAGCAGGCGGCTACACCGTCCCCAGCACTCTTATGGGCGATCTGGTGGACACCTTGCGGGCAAAGGCCCGCGTGATCGAGGCCGGGGCGCGCACCGTCCTGTTGCCGAGCAATGCCGTCATGATTGCCCGGCAGATCACGGACCCGAGCGCCACCTGGCACGCGGAGAACGCCGCCGACTTCAACGACTCTACCCCGACCTTTGCCGGTATCCGGTTCCAGGCGAAAACCCTGATCGGGCTGGTGAAGCTGTCGCGGGAACTGTTGGAGGATTCCATGAACATCGAGTCGGCCATCCTCAACAGCTTCGGCAAGTCCCTGGCCCTGGAGGTCGACCGCGTGGCCCTGGTGGGCTCTGGAGCCGGTAACGAGCCGCTGGGCATCGTCAACACCAGCGGCATCGGTCTGGTTTCTCAGCCGACGCCCGACGGTTTCCCGCTCTACGCGTGGGATTCGTTCTTTGATGCCATGTACGAGCTTCAGCAGGACAATGCCGGACCGCCTACGGCAGCCATCATGCACCCGCGCACCTGGCGGGACATTTACAGCATGAAGGACGGCGAAGGCCAGCCGCTGCGGCGTCCTGATCCCCTCGTTGACCTGCCGTTCCTGACCACGACTCAGATCCCGATTGATGACAGCTACGGCAGCGCCACCGATGCGACGAAGATGATTATGGGCGATTTCAATTCGCTGATGATCGGGGTTCGCACCGGCCTGCAAATTGATGTCCTACGGGAGCGGTATGCCGAGAACTACCAGTATGGGTTCCTGGCATCCATGCGCGTCGACGTCGCCCTTGAAACCCCTGAGTCCTTCGCCGTGGTCGAAGGCATCACCCCGGCATAA
- a CDS encoding phage/plasmid primase, P4 family, protein MQELKNPEAEATAHRAQAMDTQPNDSALAFALQLAESGLPVFPCREDKSPRTARGFHDASTDPTTIRGWWSRWPGALIGVPTGPVTDLLVIDIDPGGADWHSEHAADLACGRVHRTQRGHHLLYRHVNGVKCSAGKIAPGVDVRTDGGYVIWWPAHGLEAVGDLDDIGEAPAWLLEKLRDQKQHQSAIQATGDTIPEQTRNTTLTSLAGSMRRRGLSAEEIAPALHAINEARCRPPLDRADVDRIAASVGQYPPASEQAPAYTDAGNAQRLVAAHGEDLRYVPELGWMAWDGTQWARDELLARRKAIETARAIYNEAAALESTDDQKAAAAWAKQSQQAGRVQAALWLAQPDLAAPVDAFDRDPWIFPAINGVIDLRTGDLHPHRREYMNTRATAVYFDATALCPTWETFLARVLPDAEVRTLVQRLAGYSLTGATSEQVLAFLYGTGRNGKSVFLETLAALAGDYHTPTRIETLSAGRGAGIPNDVAALAGARLVTVSETPEGARLNESLVKDLTGGDTITARFLRREYFQFQPQFKLWIRGNHKPQIRGTDDGIWRRLLLIPFTVQIPERDVDPKLPERLRDELPGILAWAVRGCLDWQTNGLQPPEAVKAAVSTYRTEMDMLGEFIESCCVTDPAEEAPAAALYGRYREWATSNGHQPVSSMRFGLALGERGFSKIKSGTVRWRGIALSGHLDTLDTSPSSSDSRARDPVNAGIVSELSNCPQCDGEGCPWCGGGA, encoded by the coding sequence ATGCAGGAATTAAAAAACCCGGAGGCGGAGGCAACCGCGCACCGGGCACAAGCAATGGATACACAGCCGAATGATAGCGCCCTTGCGTTTGCGCTGCAATTGGCTGAATCCGGCCTGCCGGTGTTTCCCTGCCGAGAGGACAAATCGCCCCGGACCGCCCGAGGCTTCCATGACGCGAGCACTGACCCGACCACAATCAGGGGATGGTGGAGCCGTTGGCCCGGTGCCCTGATCGGCGTGCCGACCGGCCCTGTGACTGATCTGCTAGTGATTGACATTGATCCAGGCGGAGCGGACTGGCATAGCGAGCACGCCGCCGATCTGGCCTGTGGTCGCGTCCATCGGACCCAGCGCGGGCACCACCTGCTGTATCGGCACGTCAATGGCGTGAAATGCAGCGCGGGCAAGATTGCGCCCGGAGTCGATGTGCGGACCGATGGCGGATACGTCATATGGTGGCCTGCGCATGGACTGGAGGCAGTCGGCGACCTGGATGACATAGGCGAGGCCCCGGCGTGGCTGCTGGAGAAGCTGCGCGATCAAAAGCAGCACCAGTCGGCCATACAAGCCACAGGCGACACGATCCCGGAGCAGACCCGCAACACCACACTGACCAGCCTTGCGGGCAGTATGCGCCGCCGTGGGCTAAGTGCGGAGGAAATCGCGCCCGCACTGCACGCAATCAATGAGGCAAGGTGCCGCCCGCCCCTGGACCGTGCCGACGTTGACCGGATTGCGGCCAGTGTTGGGCAATATCCTCCAGCGAGTGAACAGGCACCGGCCTACACCGACGCAGGCAATGCGCAACGGCTTGTCGCGGCGCATGGCGAGGATCTGCGCTATGTCCCAGAGTTGGGATGGATGGCATGGGATGGCACCCAATGGGCGCGGGATGAATTGCTAGCGCGGCGCAAGGCAATCGAAACCGCCCGCGCCATATACAACGAAGCCGCCGCGCTGGAATCCACCGACGACCAGAAAGCAGCGGCGGCATGGGCAAAACAATCTCAGCAGGCCGGCAGGGTTCAGGCTGCCTTGTGGCTGGCACAACCGGACCTTGCCGCGCCTGTTGATGCGTTCGACCGCGATCCGTGGATATTCCCCGCGATCAATGGCGTGATCGACCTGCGGACCGGCGACTTGCACCCGCACCGCCGCGAGTACATGAACACCCGCGCCACTGCGGTTTACTTCGACGCCACAGCACTGTGCCCGACATGGGAGACCTTTCTGGCCCGTGTCCTGCCTGATGCGGAAGTCCGAACCCTGGTGCAACGGCTGGCCGGCTACTCGCTGACCGGCGCGACCAGTGAGCAAGTCCTGGCATTCCTGTACGGCACAGGGCGCAACGGGAAATCCGTATTCCTGGAGACCCTGGCCGCCTTGGCAGGCGATTACCACACCCCGACCCGAATCGAGACCTTGAGCGCAGGACGCGGCGCGGGCATCCCCAACGATGTTGCCGCCCTGGCCGGTGCGCGCCTTGTCACTGTTTCGGAGACCCCCGAGGGCGCCCGCCTGAATGAGTCCCTGGTGAAAGACCTGACCGGCGGCGACACGATTACAGCGCGGTTCCTGCGGCGTGAGTACTTCCAGTTTCAGCCGCAGTTCAAGCTATGGATTCGCGGCAACCACAAGCCCCAGATTCGCGGCACCGACGATGGTATCTGGCGGCGGCTGCTGCTGATCCCCTTCACGGTTCAGATTCCCGAGCGGGACGTAGACCCGAAGCTACCCGAGCGGCTGCGCGATGAACTGCCCGGCATCCTGGCATGGGCGGTGCGTGGCTGTCTGGATTGGCAGACCAATGGACTACAGCCGCCCGAGGCGGTCAAGGCCGCAGTGAGCACCTACCGCACTGAGATGGATATGTTGGGCGAGTTTATCGAGTCCTGCTGTGTGACCGACCCTGCCGAGGAGGCCCCCGCCGCCGCACTGTATGGACGCTACAGGGAATGGGCCACTTCAAACGGGCATCAGCCCGTATCAAGTATGCGTTTCGGCCTGGCCCTGGGGGAGCGTGGATTCAGCAAGATAAAAAGCGGGACTGTCCGCTGGCGTGGGATTGCCCTATCTGGACACTTGGACACTTTGGACACTTCTCCTAGTTCGTCAGATTCGCGCGCGCGCGATCCCGTTAATGCCGGAATAGTGTCCGAACTGTCCAACTGTCCGCAATGCGATGGCGAGGGCTGCCCGTGGTGTGGGGGTGGGGCATGA